Proteins from one Sander lucioperca isolate FBNREF2018 chromosome 16, SLUC_FBN_1.2, whole genome shotgun sequence genomic window:
- the fam8a1a gene encoding protein FAM8A1, with product MFTTTTSDNRRDGPESDAKQPQTTATTEYCAKLQQWMWQYYWGYVYDGNWQSWMALSAFPFPLPCGIPPPGTGAQTPGTPASSSGGGQQAFDTLNRYSYPYPLSFQASHPHPGGAHTGQTSANVTDARPAQQQNGNPPQTGREYTIPSPLLRFLAETVDFFILFCVKATIVLWIMHLSGMKDIAKFITHFIVEEIDENTSMEDLQKMLAVALVYRVLVCVYETICIWGAGGATPGKFLLGLRVVTCDTSTLVRPNRVLVVPASNVSLSASTVRALNKNFSIAFLFPVFITLLFFQHNRTVYDIVAGTIVVQRRGGR from the exons ATGTTTACGACTACGACGAGTGACAACCGCCGTGACGGCCCCGAAAGTGATGCAAAGCAGCCTCAGACCACCGCAACAACCGAATACTGCGCAAAGTTGCAGCAGTGGATGTGGCAGTATTACTGGGGGTATGTCTATGATGGCAACTGGCAGAGCTGGATGGCTCTGTCAGCATTCCCCTTCCCTCTTCCGTGCGGAATCCCTCCGCCTGGGACAGGCGCTCAGACACCAGGTACACCTGCATCGTCCTCCGGCGGTGGGCAGCAGGCTTTTGACACGCTTAACCGGTACAGTTACCCTTATCCCCTCAGTTTCCAGGCATCCCACCCTCATCCAGGTGGTGCCCACACGGGACAGACCTCAGCTAACGTTACTGATGCCCGGCCAGCCCAGCAGCAGAATGGGAATCCACCTCAGACAG GACGGGAGTACACcatcccctctcctctcctgagGTTCCTAGCTGAGACAGTGGACTTCTTTATACTGTTTTGTGTGAAGGCCACCATCGTGCTGTGGATCATGCATCTGAGTGGTATGAA GGACATTGCCAAATTCATTACCCACTTCATTGTGGAGGAGATAGATGAGAACACATCCATGGAGGACCTGCAGAAGATGTTGGCTGTAGCTCTGGTCTACAGGGTGCTAGTTTGCGTCTATGAG ACCATCTGTATCTGGGGAGCTGGTGGTGCTACACCAGGGAAGTTCCTGCTCGGCCTGCGGGTGGTGACGTGTGACACATCCACTCTGGTCCGACCCAACCGAGTCCTTGTAGTCCCAGCTTCTAATGTTTCCCTCTCCGC CTCTACAGTGCGGGCTCTTAATAAGAACTTCTCCATTGCCTTCCTCTTTCCCGTCTTCATCACTCTCCTCTTCTTCCAGCACAACAGGACTGTGTATGACATTGTGGCAGGGACCATTGTTGTCCAGCGCAGAGGGGGCAGATAG
- the fabp4a gene encoding fatty acid binding protein 4a has translation MVEKFVGTWKMISSENFDDYMKAIGVGFATRQVGNRTKPNLIVTVDDQGILCLKSQSTFKTTEIKFKLNEPFEEITADDRKTMTVVTLENDKLVQKQTWDGKETNIEREISDGKLIAKCIMGDVIAVRMYVKEA, from the exons ATGGTTGAGAAATTTGTTGGAACGTGGAAGATGATTTCCAGCGAGAACTTTGACGACTACATGAAAGCAATTg GTGTGGGATTTGCGACCCGGCAGGTGGGGAATCGGACCAAGCCCAATTTGATAGTGACCGTGGACGATCAAGGGATTTTATGCCTGAAGTCTCAGAGCACCTTCAAAACTACCGAAATCAAATTCAAGCTCAACGAACCATTTGAGGAGATAACCGCAGACGATAGGAAGACAATG ACTGTGGTGACTCTGGAGAACGACAAACTTGTGCAGAAACAGACCTGGGATGGCAAAGAGACGAATATCGAGAGGGAGATCTCGGATGGGAAGTTGATAGCG AAATGCATAATGGGAGACGTGATCGCAGTGAGGATGTATGTAAAGGAGGCGTGA